A region of Hydrogenimonas cancrithermarum DNA encodes the following proteins:
- a CDS encoding prepilin-type N-terminal cleavage/methylation domain-containing protein — MVRRGFSFIELIVSIVVIGIVFMSVPLILVETQRSNAFSIQQEGIMAGVTTLVNILGHRWDEADTNQTLNGGFAKVCDVLNGAGDLNRTLLDPNRRKGHFKGEYRRKFFDFTYYRVSPPGLTFATLPANLGPDADDGGIFDDIDDFNAQASSLTGGQAQDYKLGYTIDTTVYYISDAFNYHESPQPAVWAIPNTDIGRMTNIKMVKTAVVSSEGTINLYAFSSNIGEYKILHRTFE, encoded by the coding sequence ATGGTAAGACGCGGTTTCTCCTTCATCGAGCTGATCGTCTCGATCGTCGTCATCGGCATCGTCTTCATGTCGGTGCCGCTGATCCTGGTCGAAACGCAGCGCAGCAACGCCTTTTCGATCCAGCAGGAGGGTATCATGGCGGGGGTCACGACGCTTGTCAATATCCTCGGCCACCGCTGGGACGAGGCGGACACCAACCAGACCCTCAACGGGGGCTTCGCCAAAGTGTGCGACGTCCTGAACGGAGCGGGAGACCTCAATAGAACGCTGCTCGACCCCAACCGGAGAAAAGGGCACTTCAAAGGCGAGTACCGAAGGAAGTTCTTCGACTTCACCTACTACAGGGTCTCACCGCCCGGCCTCACCTTCGCGACCCTTCCTGCGAACCTCGGGCCCGATGCCGACGACGGCGGGATCTTCGACGATATCGACGACTTCAACGCGCAGGCATCCTCTCTGACAGGCGGGCAGGCGCAGGACTACAAACTCGGTTACACCATCGACACGACGGTCTACTACATCTCCGACGCGTTCAACTACCACGAGTCTCCCCAGCCCGCCGTTTGGGCGATCCCCAACACCGATATCGGACGGATGACCAACATCAAAATGGTCAAAACGGCGGTGGTGAGCAGCGA